The Roseateles sp. XES5 genome window below encodes:
- a CDS encoding C45 family autoproteolytic acyltransferase/hydolase, translating into MDLQFEAIDEDMPGPKWRRVFDRHWHAYSRWFVRDGVRSRPTYFMSLKALRTHMPELVPTYEAIVAAAGGGDLEARFLSMWCPPFYVGGCSQAILTGAEPALIRNYDYSPRLLEGTWLASRYNKRVVAVVDCLWGVLDGVNEDGLTVSLSFGGRTAAGQGFGIPVVLRYVLEFASSTAEAVAMLQRIPVHMSYSIAIIDRQGNHATVYVNPDRPTEVVERRVSTNHQHGVEWARHAETTKSVEREASLEKSLAGAANIEALLSSFLRPPVYQTSYGRGYGTLYTALYRPLDASVELVWPGSTWRQSCETFTEEVRIIRFNDGDSGGFAPTFKQGAVSS; encoded by the coding sequence ATGGACCTTCAGTTTGAAGCCATCGACGAAGACATGCCCGGCCCCAAGTGGCGCCGGGTGTTCGATCGCCACTGGCACGCCTATAGCCGCTGGTTCGTGCGCGACGGGGTCCGTTCGCGCCCGACCTATTTCATGAGCCTCAAGGCCCTGCGCACGCACATGCCGGAGCTGGTGCCGACCTACGAGGCCATCGTCGCGGCGGCGGGCGGGGGAGACCTCGAGGCCCGGTTCCTCTCCATGTGGTGCCCACCCTTCTATGTCGGCGGGTGTTCGCAGGCGATCCTGACGGGTGCGGAACCGGCGCTTATCCGCAACTACGACTACAGCCCGCGCCTTCTCGAAGGCACCTGGCTCGCCTCACGCTACAACAAGCGGGTGGTGGCGGTGGTCGATTGCCTGTGGGGCGTGCTCGACGGCGTCAACGAGGACGGGCTGACCGTCTCGCTTTCCTTCGGCGGGCGCACGGCGGCAGGGCAGGGGTTCGGCATTCCCGTCGTCCTGCGTTATGTCCTGGAATTTGCCAGCAGCACGGCGGAAGCCGTCGCCATGCTGCAGCGCATTCCCGTGCACATGTCCTATTCCATCGCCATCATCGACCGCCAGGGCAACCACGCCACCGTCTATGTCAACCCCGACAGGCCGACCGAGGTGGTGGAGCGACGCGTCAGCACCAATCATCAGCACGGCGTCGAATGGGCGCGCCATGCCGAGACCACCAAATCGGTGGAGCGCGAGGCATCGCTGGAGAAATCGCTGGCGGGGGCGGCGAATATCGAGGCCCTCCTTTCCAGCTTCCTGCGTCCGCCGGTCTACCAGACCTCCTACGGGCGTGGCTATGGCACGCTCTACACCGCTCTCTACCGGCCGCTGGATGCCTCGGTCGAGCTGGTCTGGCCGGGTTCCACCTGGCGACAATCCTGCGAGACCTTCACGGAAGAGGTCCGCATCATCCGCTTCAACGACGGGGATTCCGGCGGCTTCGCGCCAACCTTCAAGCAGGGCGCGGTGAGCAGCTAG
- a CDS encoding D-amino acid dehydrogenase: protein MKVVVLGAGVVGTAAAWYLSKDGHDVTVLERHEDVARGTSQSNAGLVSPGDSTAWASPGALTTFMKSLFRSDLGIKVRFSLDPQFLSWCMRFLMQCTQTRADANTEVKLRLAFYARQCINALQEETGISYDDRRKGILYFYRSQQSMDAGAKHMRYIANRGLEIEVVDRERLVALEPGLAAVKHQLAGGVYSPMDQTGDSSLFTRSLAEQARARHGVDFRFRTTVTGLDVQGGRVKAVLTDQGPVACDAVVLSLGPESALLARKIGIDVPVYPVKGYTATLPIDADKGPTMGGVDEDRLIAYSRLGNRLRLASTAEFAGYDRSFKPADFTTMFKTAHDLFPGAIDETKAVLWSGLRPMMPGSVPVHGRARYENLFLDTGHGHVGWTMACGSGKLVADLVSGRKPDIDTAGLLYRN from the coding sequence ATGAAAGTAGTTGTTCTTGGCGCCGGTGTCGTTGGCACCGCGGCGGCCTGGTATCTGTCGAAAGACGGCCATGACGTGACCGTCCTGGAGCGTCACGAGGACGTGGCGCGTGGCACCAGCCAGAGCAATGCCGGCCTCGTCTCACCGGGCGATTCCACGGCCTGGGCCTCGCCTGGCGCACTCACCACTTTCATGAAGTCGCTCTTCCGCTCCGATCTCGGCATCAAGGTGCGCTTCAGCCTCGATCCGCAGTTTCTTTCCTGGTGCATGCGCTTCCTCATGCAGTGCACGCAGACCCGCGCCGATGCCAATACCGAGGTGAAGCTGCGGCTCGCCTTCTACGCCCGCCAGTGCATCAACGCGTTGCAGGAGGAAACCGGCATTTCCTATGACGACCGGCGCAAGGGCATTCTCTATTTCTACCGGTCGCAGCAGAGCATGGACGCCGGCGCCAAGCACATGCGCTACATCGCCAATCGGGGCCTCGAGATCGAGGTGGTCGACCGCGAGCGGCTGGTGGCGCTGGAGCCGGGCCTTGCCGCGGTCAAGCACCAGCTTGCCGGCGGCGTCTATTCGCCGATGGACCAGACGGGAGACAGTTCCCTCTTCACCCGAAGCCTCGCCGAACAGGCCCGCGCACGCCACGGCGTCGATTTCCGTTTCCGGACGACCGTCACGGGCCTCGACGTTCAGGGCGGGCGGGTCAAGGCGGTGCTGACGGACCAGGGGCCGGTCGCCTGCGATGCCGTCGTGCTGTCGCTCGGGCCGGAAAGCGCGCTGCTGGCGCGCAAGATCGGCATCGACGTGCCCGTTTATCCCGTGAAGGGTTATACCGCGACGCTCCCCATCGACGCCGACAAGGGACCGACCATGGGCGGCGTCGATGAAGACCGTCTGATCGCCTATTCCCGCCTCGGCAATCGCCTGCGCCTTGCCTCCACCGCCGAGTTCGCCGGCTACGACCGCTCGTTCAAGCCCGCCGATTTCACGACCATGTTCAAGACGGCGCACGATCTCTTCCCCGGCGCCATCGACGAGACGAAGGCGGTGCTCTGGTCTGGCCTGCGCCCCATGATGCCCGGTTCGGTGCCGGTGCATGGACGGGCGCGCTACGAAAACCTGTTCCTCGATACCGGCCACGGCCATGTCGGCTGGACCATGGCCTGCGGTTCGGGAAAGCTCGTCGCCGACCTCGTTTCCGGCCGCAAGCCCGATATCGACACCGCGGGCCTGCTCTACAGGAACTAG
- a CDS encoding 5-guanidino-2-oxopentanoate decarboxylase translates to MADTRLTTGEYLVRLLESYGVELIFGIPGVHTVELYRGLPATKIRHVTPRHEQGAGFMADGYARVSGKPGVCFIVTGPGMTNIATAMGQAYADSVPMLVISAVNARDQLAMGQGRLHELPSQRNLVAGVAAFSHTLLDPAQLPEVMARAFTVFNSARPRPVHIEIPLDVIVAEAGHLSAEAWPLPGRAAADPAAIAKAAAILKGAKRPMIVAGGGAADAAAEITAIAEKLDAPVFMTINGRGILKPGHALTMTGNLAMPPLLDELAASDAILAIGTEFGETEMYPEPKPLAFGGPLIRIDIDPAQIVTGLRCDVPIAADAKLAATSLNAALGDARKVGDGAARARAVREKVAAGLWPACRTHGRLMEIVTRALPDATVAGDQTEPVYAVNQIYQAPQVRSFFNSSTGYGTLGYGLPAAFGAKLGAPARPSVCLIGDGGLQFSVQELASAVEAGIATAVIVWNNTSYGEIKAFMAERDIPQIGVDIFTPDFVGLARALGCEASRPASLAELESELTASATRNVPTVIEIKAGSPLAEALTA, encoded by the coding sequence ATGGCAGACACCCGTCTTACGACCGGCGAATATCTGGTCCGACTTCTGGAATCCTACGGCGTCGAATTGATCTTTGGCATCCCCGGTGTCCACACGGTCGAGCTCTATCGCGGCCTTCCGGCCACGAAGATCCGCCACGTCACGCCGCGCCACGAACAGGGCGCCGGCTTCATGGCCGACGGCTATGCGCGCGTGAGCGGAAAGCCGGGTGTCTGCTTCATCGTCACCGGCCCCGGCATGACCAACATCGCCACCGCCATGGGCCAGGCCTATGCCGATTCCGTGCCGATGCTGGTCATCTCCGCGGTCAATGCCCGCGATCAGCTCGCCATGGGGCAGGGACGGCTGCATGAACTTCCCTCCCAGCGCAACCTCGTGGCGGGCGTCGCCGCCTTCAGCCACACGCTGCTCGATCCCGCGCAACTGCCCGAGGTGATGGCCCGCGCCTTCACCGTGTTCAACTCGGCCCGCCCGCGTCCCGTCCATATCGAAATCCCGCTCGACGTCATCGTCGCCGAGGCCGGACATCTTTCCGCCGAGGCCTGGCCGCTGCCCGGCCGTGCCGCGGCCGATCCCGCCGCCATCGCGAAGGCTGCCGCCATCCTCAAGGGGGCGAAGCGCCCGATGATCGTCGCCGGTGGCGGGGCCGCCGATGCCGCCGCGGAGATTACGGCCATCGCCGAAAAGCTCGATGCGCCCGTCTTCATGACCATCAACGGCCGCGGCATCCTCAAGCCCGGCCATGCCCTGACCATGACGGGCAATCTCGCCATGCCGCCGCTGCTCGACGAACTTGCCGCCAGCGACGCCATCCTTGCCATCGGTACGGAGTTCGGCGAGACGGAAATGTATCCCGAGCCCAAGCCGCTTGCCTTCGGCGGCCCGTTGATCCGCATCGACATCGACCCGGCGCAGATCGTCACCGGCCTTCGCTGCGACGTGCCGATCGCCGCCGATGCGAAGCTTGCGGCAACGAGCCTCAACGCCGCCCTCGGCGATGCCCGGAAAGTCGGCGATGGAGCAGCGCGTGCCAGGGCGGTGCGCGAGAAGGTGGCGGCCGGTCTCTGGCCGGCCTGCCGCACCCATGGCAGGCTGATGGAGATCGTCACGCGGGCGCTGCCCGATGCGACGGTGGCGGGCGACCAGACCGAGCCGGTCTATGCGGTCAACCAGATCTACCAGGCGCCGCAGGTGCGTTCGTTCTTCAACTCCTCGACCGGCTACGGCACGCTCGGCTATGGCCTGCCGGCAGCCTTCGGGGCGAAACTCGGCGCACCCGCCCGTCCGTCGGTCTGCCTGATCGGCGACGGCGGCCTGCAGTTCTCCGTGCAGGAACTGGCAAGCGCGGTGGAAGCCGGCATCGCGACGGCGGTGATCGTCTGGAACAACACGAGCTACGGCGAGATCAAGGCGTTCATGGCCGAGCGGGACATTCCGCAGATCGGCGTCGACATCTTCACGCCCGACTTCGTGGGTCTTGCCAGGGCGCTCGGCTGCGAGGCCTCGCGTCCCGCCTCGCTTGCCGAACTCGAAAGCGAACTGACGGCATCCGCAACACGAAACGTCCCAACCGTGATCGAAATCAAGGCCGGCTCGCCGCTGGCCGAAGCCCTGACAGCGTGA
- the speB gene encoding agmatinase — protein sequence MTTRTFNQPLGGNEMPRFGGPATMMRLPTQPTTDGLDACFVGIPMDIGTSNRPGTRFGPRQIRTESCMIRPYNMATRAAPFDSMQVADIGDVAIDTFNLPKCVDIITDAYRDIIKNGCKPLTLGGDHTLSYPILRAMAEKYGPVGLIHVDAHADINEHMFGEPIAHGTPFRRAVEAGVLDTNRCIQIGVRGTGYAADDFDWPREQGFRVVQVEECWHKSLTPLMEEVRAQMGDRPVYLSFDIDSLDPSIAPGTGTPEIAGLNTIQALEIIRGCWGLNLVGCDLVEVSPPYDPSGNTAITAANLLFEMLCVLPGVQRR from the coding sequence GCGCCTGCCGACGCAGCCGACCACGGACGGGCTCGATGCCTGCTTCGTCGGCATTCCCATGGATATCGGCACCTCGAACCGGCCGGGCACGCGCTTCGGGCCGCGCCAGATTCGCACCGAAAGCTGCATGATCCGCCCCTACAACATGGCGACCCGCGCAGCCCCCTTCGACAGTATGCAGGTGGCCGATATCGGTGACGTCGCCATCGACACGTTCAACCTGCCGAAATGCGTCGATATCATCACCGACGCCTATCGCGACATCATCAAGAACGGCTGCAAGCCGCTGACGCTCGGTGGCGACCACACGCTGTCCTATCCGATCCTGCGCGCCATGGCCGAAAAATACGGCCCCGTCGGCCTGATCCATGTCGACGCCCATGCCGATATCAACGAGCACATGTTCGGTGAGCCGATCGCCCACGGTACGCCCTTCCGCCGCGCCGTCGAGGCCGGCGTGCTCGACACCAACCGCTGCATCCAGATCGGCGTGCGCGGCACCGGCTATGCCGCCGACGATTTCGACTGGCCGCGCGAGCAGGGCTTCCGCGTCGTGCAGGTGGAAGAGTGCTGGCACAAGTCGCTGACGCCGCTGATGGAAGAGGTCCGCGCGCAGATGGGCGACCGTCCGGTCTACCTCTCCTTCGACATCGACAGCCTCGACCCGTCGATCGCGCCCGGCACAGGCACACCCGAGATCGCCGGCCTCAACACGATCCAGGCGCTGGAAATCATCCGCGGCTGCTGGGGCCTCAACCTCGTCGGCTGCGACCTCGTCGAAGTCTCGCCCCCCTACGATCCGTCCGGTAACACGGCGATCACCGCGGCGAACCTTCTCTTCGAAATGCTTTGCGTCCTTCCGGGCGTGCAAAGGCGATAG
- a CDS encoding RidA family protein yields MIKRIKPGKRFCEAVVVNGVVTTAGVTGEGADTVAQTRDILATIDGLLAEAGTSKAKLLTANIWLRDIAHFSQMNEVWDQWVDKDNLPVRATVEARLAAPELLVEIQVTALV; encoded by the coding sequence ATGATCAAGCGTATCAAGCCCGGCAAGCGCTTCTGCGAAGCTGTCGTCGTCAACGGCGTCGTCACCACGGCCGGCGTCACCGGCGAAGGCGCCGACACGGTCGCTCAGACCCGCGACATCCTGGCGACGATCGACGGCCTGCTGGCCGAGGCCGGCACTTCCAAGGCAAAGCTGCTCACCGCCAATATCTGGCTGCGTGACATCGCCCACTTCAGCCAGATGAACGAAGTCTGGGACCAGTGGGTCGACAAGGACAACCTGCCGGTCCGCGCCACGGTGGAAGCCCGTCTTGCGGCTCCCGAACTGCTGGTCGAAATCCAGGTCACCGCGCTCGTCTGA
- a CDS encoding alanine racemase, giving the protein MSDPQISIDLARIERNARAVVDLCRASGITPFGVTKGTCGMPQVARAMLRGGIAGIAESRFENIRRLRDAGIDCPIMLLRSPPLTRVEELVRTVDISLQSELQLLREISRVAERLGKVHDVILMIDLGDLREGIWPNDLVPTVEAVMELPGVRIAGVGTNLTCFGAIIPTQENLTQLVGHAYKVESITGRPLDWVSGGNSSSLPLLLAGGMPAGVNNLRIGEAILQGGRDTFLTEPWEALDRDAFELTGELLEVKTKPSLPIGQSGLDAFGNAPVFIDEGDRLRGIANIGREDVIAEGLIPTRPGVRVLGASSDHLVLDLTEADPPLHVGENVSFRMNYGALLTVMTSEYVEKVPMRDVHEAGERKTYTIETDAIGGALVVVQNIAERIDHLGFERDADEKALTLSISARRRDTLSHVEAAGRKHDALGLVWLDSDAAMMPDADPAVPPPENAVLRRMLSRLPPYIAPENIVLLGLRNAAPEEVEALKASRMRIFTMAEIDAVGLRQAMRDAIAIASAGTRGFHLSYSPTVTDMSGWSGGIGGITVRETHSAMEMAALSGKLRSLSVSGIDAALPSPIGVECANFILSAFGKTIL; this is encoded by the coding sequence ATGTCCGATCCGCAAATCTCCATCGATCTTGCCCGCATCGAACGGAATGCCCGTGCCGTGGTGGACCTTTGCCGCGCCTCCGGCATCACGCCCTTCGGCGTCACCAAGGGCACCTGCGGCATGCCACAGGTGGCGCGCGCCATGCTGCGCGGCGGCATCGCCGGCATCGCCGAATCCCGCTTCGAGAATATCCGGCGTCTGCGCGACGCCGGCATCGACTGCCCGATCATGCTGCTGCGTTCCCCGCCGCTGACGCGGGTGGAGGAACTGGTGCGCACGGTCGATATCAGCCTGCAATCCGAACTGCAGTTGCTGCGCGAGATTTCCCGCGTCGCCGAACGGCTCGGCAAGGTGCATGATGTCATCCTGATGATCGATCTCGGCGACCTGCGCGAGGGCATCTGGCCGAACGACCTCGTGCCCACCGTCGAGGCAGTCATGGAACTGCCGGGCGTGCGTATCGCCGGCGTCGGCACGAACCTCACCTGCTTCGGCGCGATCATCCCGACGCAGGAAAACCTGACGCAGCTCGTCGGCCACGCCTACAAGGTGGAGAGCATCACCGGCCGCCCACTCGACTGGGTGTCCGGCGGCAATTCCTCCTCGCTTCCCCTGCTGCTTGCCGGCGGCATGCCGGCAGGCGTGAACAACCTGCGCATCGGCGAGGCGATCCTGCAGGGCGGGCGCGACACGTTCCTCACCGAGCCGTGGGAAGCGCTCGACCGCGATGCCTTCGAGCTGACCGGGGAGCTGCTGGAAGTGAAGACCAAGCCGTCCCTGCCCATCGGCCAGTCCGGTCTTGATGCCTTCGGCAATGCTCCTGTCTTCATCGATGAGGGGGACCGGCTGCGCGGCATCGCCAATATCGGCCGCGAGGACGTCATCGCCGAAGGCCTTATCCCCACGCGGCCGGGCGTGCGCGTGCTCGGCGCATCGAGCGACCATCTGGTGCTCGACCTCACCGAGGCCGACCCGCCGCTGCATGTCGGGGAAAATGTCAGCTTCCGCATGAACTACGGCGCGCTGCTGACCGTCATGACGTCTGAATATGTGGAGAAGGTACCGATGCGGGATGTGCACGAGGCCGGAGAACGCAAGACCTACACCATCGAGACGGATGCCATCGGCGGTGCGCTGGTCGTCGTGCAGAACATTGCCGAGCGCATCGACCATCTCGGCTTCGAGCGGGATGCGGATGAAAAAGCCCTGACGCTTTCCATTTCCGCCCGCCGGCGCGACACGCTGTCCCATGTCGAGGCTGCCGGCCGCAAGCACGATGCGCTCGGCCTTGTCTGGCTCGATTCCGATGCAGCCATGATGCCGGACGCCGACCCGGCCGTCCCGCCACCGGAAAACGCCGTGCTGCGCCGCATGCTCTCTCGCCTGCCACCCTATATCGCGCCGGAGAACATCGTTCTTCTCGGCCTGCGCAATGCCGCGCCCGAAGAGGTGGAGGCGCTGAAGGCCTCGCGCATGCGTATCTTCACCATGGCGGAGATCGATGCGGTCGGCCTGCGGCAGGCGATGCGCGATGCCATCGCCATCGCATCGGCGGGAACGCGCGGCTTTCATCTCTCCTATTCGCCGACAGTCACCGATATGTCCGGCTGGAGCGGCGGTATCGGCGGCATCACGGTGCGCGAGACCCATTCGGCCATGGAGATGGCGGCGCTAAGCGGCAAGTTGCGTTCGCTGAGCGTTTCGGGCATTGATGCCGCGCTGCCGTCACCGATCGGCGTGGAATGCGCCAACTTCATCCTCTCGGCCTTCGGCAAAACCATTCTTTGA
- a CDS encoding aldehyde dehydrogenase family protein has product MRNQLFIDRRWQDPMEPGRIPVFDPFRGTAYHEVSAGGPADVDKAVAAAKAAFPAWRDAGGRERARYLGAIAERLRDRAEELARLSSRNNGKPIAEARIDMADAAASFAYYAEQAIALQDRQDAAVALPDDGFHARLRMEPAGVTSLIVPWNFPLVTTAWKVAPALAAGCTVVLKPSEITPIVELELGAIAEEIGLPPGVLNIVTGTGERVGAPMTTHPGVAKVSFTGSNAVGARVMAAGAPGVKSVSLELGGKSPIVVFADADFDEAVECVLGGIFFNAGQMCSATSRLLVEKSIAPKLIDAIIAGSRALKPGDPLDEGTAIGPITMKAQHDKVLAYIERGKAEGLTLLSGGGKPAGLEGWFVEPTIFADVPTTSALWREEIFGPVLCIRTFETEEEAVALANDCDFGLVATVVGGDDERANRVADAIEAGHVWINSPQAIFVQTSWGGFKASGIGRELGPWGMSSYLEVKHVTSRLKH; this is encoded by the coding sequence ATGCGGAACCAGCTCTTCATCGATCGCCGCTGGCAGGATCCGATGGAGCCGGGCCGCATTCCCGTCTTCGACCCCTTCCGCGGCACCGCCTATCACGAAGTCTCCGCCGGCGGGCCGGCGGATGTCGACAAGGCGGTGGCCGCCGCCAAGGCCGCTTTCCCGGCATGGCGCGATGCCGGCGGGCGCGAGCGCGCCCGCTACCTCGGAGCGATCGCGGAAAGGCTTCGGGACCGCGCCGAGGAGCTTGCGCGCCTTTCATCCCGCAACAACGGCAAGCCGATCGCCGAGGCGCGCATCGACATGGCCGATGCCGCCGCGTCCTTCGCCTATTATGCCGAGCAGGCCATCGCCTTGCAGGATCGGCAGGATGCCGCCGTTGCCTTGCCGGACGACGGCTTCCATGCCCGCCTGCGCATGGAGCCGGCGGGCGTCACCAGCCTCATCGTGCCGTGGAACTTCCCGCTGGTCACGACCGCCTGGAAAGTCGCCCCCGCGCTTGCGGCCGGCTGCACCGTGGTGCTGAAGCCGTCGGAAATCACCCCGATCGTGGAGCTGGAACTTGGCGCCATCGCCGAGGAGATCGGCCTGCCGCCCGGCGTGCTCAACATCGTCACCGGCACCGGCGAGCGTGTCGGCGCGCCGATGACCACCCATCCCGGTGTCGCGAAGGTCTCCTTCACCGGTTCGAATGCCGTCGGCGCGCGCGTCATGGCGGCCGGTGCGCCGGGCGTCAAATCGGTCAGCCTGGAGCTCGGCGGCAAGTCGCCCATCGTCGTCTTCGCCGATGCGGATTTCGACGAGGCGGTGGAATGCGTGCTCGGCGGCATCTTTTTCAATGCGGGGCAGATGTGTTCTGCAACATCGCGCCTTCTGGTGGAAAAATCGATTGCGCCAAAGCTAATAGACGCCATAATCGCCGGAAGCCGGGCGCTGAAGCCCGGCGATCCACTGGATGAGGGGACTGCAATCGGCCCGATCACCATGAAGGCGCAGCACGACAAGGTGCTCGCCTATATCGAGCGCGGCAAGGCCGAAGGCCTGACACTGCTTTCGGGCGGTGGCAAGCCGGCCGGTCTGGAAGGCTGGTTCGTCGAACCGACCATCTTCGCCGACGTGCCGACGACAAGCGCCCTCTGGCGTGAGGAAATTTTCGGGCCGGTCCTGTGCATCCGCACCTTCGAGACGGAAGAAGAAGCCGTCGCGCTCGCCAACGACTGCGACTTCGGCCTCGTCGCGACCGTCGTCGGCGGTGACGACGAACGGGCGAACCGCGTCGCCGACGCCATCGAGGCGGGGCACGTGTGGATCAACAGTCCGCAGGCCATTTTTGTCCAGACATCGTGGGGCGGCTTCAAGGCGAGCGGCATCGGCCGGGAACTCGGTCCCTGGGGCATGTCGTCCTATCTCGAAGTCAAACACGTCACATCGCGCCTGAAACACTAA
- a CDS encoding biotin carboxylase — protein METIRNVADLRVVMHRNERPIYFISATNFNLIGIDEWVRNFKFVSYIDCFDGRHPNVFVPSEIPHAEFESIEDINNYLLQHKEVIDYITKRGGRAVATFLMFDETTEEICKDLGIEIWFPKAKLRQRCDNKMETVRIGNKAGVPSVPNTLAPARTYQELLASAKKAGIGKDLVVQTAFGDSGHTTFFIASEEDYNRHAAEISAEDEVKIMKRIKCRGATMEACTTASGTLVGPLLTEVVGQPALTPYKGGWCGNEIFPGAFSEKIRAKARDMAYRFGNQLREEGYRGYFDLDFLIDIEDNEVYLGELNPRICGASSMTNHAAFAYADAPLFLFHLMEFSGIDYKIDVEELNNRWAQKEFIDSWSQVVIKSTEDLVDIVTHAPATGIYRMASDGSVSYDRFDYHRQAIESEQEAFFLRITGPGDYRYEGADLGILITRGRVMDDEFELNERASNWIKGIKRLYASKPLTEIQRDDAPEAGSFKIL, from the coding sequence ATGGAAACCATCCGCAACGTTGCCGACCTCCGCGTCGTCATGCACCGCAACGAGCGTCCGATCTATTTCATCTCCGCGACGAACTTCAACCTGATCGGCATCGACGAATGGGTGCGGAACTTCAAGTTCGTGAGCTACATCGACTGCTTCGACGGCCGCCACCCCAATGTGTTCGTCCCCTCCGAAATCCCCCATGCCGAATTCGAGAGCATCGAGGACATCAACAACTACCTGCTCCAGCACAAGGAAGTGATCGACTACATCACGAAACGCGGCGGCCGGGCCGTCGCCACCTTCCTGATGTTCGACGAGACGACTGAGGAGATCTGCAAGGATCTCGGCATCGAGATCTGGTTCCCCAAGGCCAAGCTCCGCCAGCGTTGCGACAACAAGATGGAGACCGTGCGCATCGGCAACAAGGCCGGCGTGCCCTCCGTGCCGAATACACTGGCCCCCGCGCGCACCTATCAGGAACTGCTGGCTTCCGCGAAGAAGGCCGGCATCGGCAAGGATCTCGTGGTGCAGACCGCCTTCGGCGACAGCGGCCACACGACCTTCTTCATCGCCAGCGAGGAAGACTACAACCGTCACGCCGCGGAGATTTCCGCGGAAGACGAAGTGAAGATCATGAAGCGCATCAAGTGCCGCGGCGCGACCATGGAAGCCTGCACCACGGCCTCCGGCACGCTCGTCGGCCCGCTGCTGACGGAAGTCGTCGGCCAGCCGGCGCTGACGCCCTACAAGGGCGGCTGGTGCGGCAACGAGATCTTCCCCGGCGCATTCTCCGAAAAGATCCGCGCCAAGGCGCGCGACATGGCCTATCGCTTCGGCAACCAGCTTCGCGAGGAGGGCTATCGCGGCTATTTCGACCTCGATTTCCTCATCGATATCGAAGACAACGAGGTCTATCTCGGCGAATTGAACCCGCGCATCTGCGGCGCCAGCTCGATGACCAACCACGCCGCCTTCGCCTATGCCGATGCGCCGCTCTTCCTGTTCCATCTCATGGAATTCTCCGGCATCGACTACAAGATCGATGTTGAGGAACTGAACAATCGCTGGGCGCAGAAGGAATTCATCGATTCCTGGTCGCAGGTCGTCATCAAGTCGACGGAGGATCTCGTCGACATCGTCACCCATGCGCCGGCGACGGGCATCTACCGCATGGCGTCCGACGGCAGCGTGTCCTACGACCGCTTCGACTATCACCGTCAGGCGATCGAGAGCGAGCAGGAAGCCTTCTTCCTGCGCATCACCGGCCCCGGCGACTACCGCTACGAGGGGGCCGACCTTGGCATCCTCATCACGCGCGGACGGGTGATGGACGACGAATTCGAGCTGAACGAGCGCGCCAGCAACTGGATCAAGGGCATCAAGCGCCTCTATGCCAGTAAGCCGCTGACGGAAATCCAGCGCGACGACGCGCCGGAGGCCGGCTCCTTCAAGATCCTGTAG